Proteins from a genomic interval of Deltaproteobacteria bacterium RBG_16_64_85:
- a CDS encoding FAD-dependent thymidylate synthase, whose translation MIVVLLQCTPEPERLVALAARLCTSPAAIADLQEDVSRKDVRRLVRRVLSMGHASVLEHVVFTYGVEGISRATSHQLVRHRIASYSQQSQRYVAATFGYVTPKTIGDGQGRKRALAGQFEKHMEESARLYTEMLSAGIPPEDARFVLPNATETKILITMNARELHHFFALRLCRRAQWEIREMARRMLTLANEKAPLLFETAGPGCVRGRCPEGKMTCGDPGGVRREFAELRKGSR comes from the coding sequence GTGATCGTCGTCCTCCTGCAGTGCACCCCCGAGCCCGAGCGGCTGGTCGCCCTTGCGGCGCGCCTCTGCACCTCCCCCGCGGCCATCGCGGACCTCCAGGAGGACGTCTCCCGGAAAGACGTCCGCAGGCTCGTCCGGCGGGTGCTCTCGATGGGGCACGCCTCGGTCCTGGAGCACGTGGTGTTCACCTACGGGGTGGAGGGGATCTCCCGCGCCACCTCCCATCAGCTGGTGCGCCACCGGATCGCCTCCTATTCCCAGCAGAGCCAGCGGTACGTCGCGGCAACGTTCGGCTACGTGACTCCCAAGACGATCGGGGACGGGCAGGGCCGTAAGCGGGCGCTTGCGGGTCAGTTCGAGAAGCACATGGAGGAGAGCGCGCGGCTGTACACGGAGATGCTTTCCGCCGGAATCCCCCCGGAGGACGCGCGGTTCGTGCTGCCCAACGCCACGGAGACGAAGATTCTGATCACCATGAACGCCCGAGAGCTGCATCACTTCTTTGCACTGCGCCTGTGCCGCCGTGCGCAGTGGGAGATCCGGGAGATGGCCAGGCGGATGCTGACCCTGGCGAACGAAAAAGCTCCCCTGCTGTTCGAGACGGCGGGCCCGGGATGCGTGCGCGGCCGCTGCCCCGAGGGGAAGATGACCTGTGGAGATCCGGGGGGGGTGCGGCGGGAGTTCGCCGAGCTTCGGAAAGGGAGCCGGTGA
- a CDS encoding transcription termination factor Rho, translating to MNLKELKGMRIGELTEIARSLNVDGAAGLKKQELIFAILQAQTDQEVIVSGEGTLEVLPDGYGFLRSPDSNYLPGPDDIYVSPSQIRRFGLRTGDTISGQIRAPKGEERYFALLKVEKINTEDPEISKDKIIFDNLTPLYPQEKFQMEYVHDNFSTRIIDLIAPIGKGQRALITSPPRAGKTIILQNIANGLTKNHHEVVLIVLLIDERPEEVTDMQRSVKGEVISSTFDEPAQRHVQVAEMVLEKAKRLVEHKKDVVILLDSITRLARAYNAVVPPSGKVLSGGVDANALQKPKRFFGAARNIEEGGSLTIIATALIETGSRMDEVIFEEFKGTGNMELVLDRKISEKRIFPAIDINKSGTRKEELLLEKQVLQRVWILRKFLSPLSPAESMEFLLDKISKTKTNKDFLESMNS from the coding sequence ATGAATCTGAAAGAATTGAAGGGAATGCGGATCGGCGAATTGACCGAGATCGCAAGGAGCCTCAACGTCGACGGGGCGGCAGGACTGAAAAAACAGGAGCTGATCTTCGCCATCCTGCAGGCGCAGACCGACCAGGAGGTCATCGTCTCCGGGGAAGGAACGCTGGAAGTGCTTCCCGACGGGTACGGTTTCCTGCGGTCCCCCGATTCGAACTACCTCCCCGGACCCGACGACATCTACGTCTCCCCCTCGCAGATCCGGCGGTTCGGGCTTCGCACCGGCGACACCATCAGCGGCCAGATCCGGGCCCCCAAGGGCGAGGAGCGGTACTTCGCGCTCCTCAAGGTCGAGAAGATCAACACCGAGGACCCCGAGATCAGCAAGGACAAGATCATCTTCGACAACCTGACGCCGCTGTATCCGCAGGAGAAGTTCCAGATGGAGTACGTCCACGACAACTTCTCCACCCGGATCATCGACCTCATCGCCCCGATCGGGAAGGGCCAGCGGGCGCTCATCACGTCGCCTCCCCGCGCCGGCAAGACGATCATCCTGCAGAACATCGCCAACGGGCTGACCAAGAACCATCACGAGGTCGTCCTCATCGTCCTGCTCATCGACGAGCGGCCCGAGGAGGTGACCGACATGCAGCGCAGCGTCAAGGGCGAGGTCATCTCCTCCACCTTCGACGAGCCCGCTCAGCGGCACGTCCAGGTGGCCGAGATGGTGCTCGAGAAGGCGAAGCGCCTCGTGGAGCACAAGAAGGACGTGGTGATCCTCCTGGACAGCATCACCCGCCTGGCGCGCGCCTACAACGCCGTCGTCCCGCCCTCCGGGAAGGTCCTCTCCGGCGGGGTCGACGCGAACGCACTGCAGAAGCCCAAGCGGTTTTTCGGGGCCGCCCGCAACATCGAGGAGGGAGGGTCGCTGACCATCATCGCAACGGCACTGATCGAGACCGGCAGCCGGATGGACGAAGTGATCTTCGAGGAGTTCAAGGGGACCGGCAACATGGAGCTCGTCCTCGACCGGAAGATCTCCGAGAAGCGGATCTTCCCGGCCATCGACATCAACAAGTCCGGCACACGGAAAGAGGAGCTCCTGCTGGAGAAGCAGGTCCTCCAGCGGGTGTGGATCCTGCGGAAGTTCCTCTCCCCGCTGTCGCCCGCGGAGAGCATGGAGTTCCTGCTGGACAAGATCTCCAAGACGAAGACGAACAAGGATTTCCTCGAGTCGATGAATTCGTGA
- a CDS encoding peptide chain release factor 1, which produces MTDLSIVGNPREMQRVGRELSDLRPLAEAYARYRKIARDLDENRQLLENEKEPEMRSMAREEVARLSEEQERLAGEIRLLLVPKDPNDEKDILIEIRAGAGGEEAALFATELFRAYSMYAALKGWKVEALSRSETGLGGTKEIIAMIEGKGAYSRLKFESGVHRVQRVPATESGGRIHTSTVTVAVMPEAEEVDVQVGPEDLRIDVFRSSGPGGQSVNTTDSAVRITHLSTGLVVQCQDEKSQLKNKSKALKILRSRLYDLEMEKQRAGRADLRRSQVGTGDRSERIRTYNFPQNRVTDHRIGLTVHQLSQVLDGGFDLFIDALISSAQVDALKTAG; this is translated from the coding sequence ATGACCGACCTGTCGATCGTCGGGAACCCGAGGGAAATGCAAAGGGTTGGCCGCGAGCTCTCGGACCTGCGGCCGCTTGCCGAAGCCTACGCCCGGTACCGGAAGATCGCGCGGGATCTCGACGAAAACCGGCAGCTCCTGGAGAACGAGAAGGAGCCGGAGATGCGGTCCATGGCCCGGGAAGAGGTCGCGCGGCTCTCGGAGGAGCAGGAGAGGCTTGCCGGAGAGATCCGCCTCCTCCTGGTGCCCAAGGACCCCAACGACGAAAAGGACATCCTGATCGAAATCCGGGCCGGCGCCGGCGGTGAAGAGGCGGCGCTCTTCGCAACGGAGCTGTTTCGAGCCTATTCCATGTACGCGGCCCTCAAGGGATGGAAGGTCGAGGCCCTGTCCCGCAGCGAGACCGGTCTGGGCGGGACCAAGGAAATCATTGCCATGATCGAGGGGAAGGGGGCCTACAGCCGCCTGAAGTTCGAGAGCGGTGTCCATCGCGTGCAGCGGGTGCCCGCCACCGAGTCGGGCGGGAGGATCCACACCTCCACGGTCACCGTCGCGGTGATGCCGGAGGCCGAGGAGGTCGACGTGCAGGTTGGCCCCGAGGACCTGCGGATCGACGTATTCCGATCCTCCGGGCCGGGGGGGCAGAGCGTCAACACGACCGACTCGGCGGTTCGCATCACCCACCTCTCGACGGGCTTGGTCGTCCAGTGCCAGGACGAGAAATCGCAGCTCAAGAACAAGTCGAAGGCACTCAAGATTCTCCGTTCCCGCCTCTACGACCTGGAGATGGAGAAGCAGCGCGCCGGGCGTGCGGACCTTCGCCGCTCCCAGGTGGGGACCGGCGACCGCAGCGAACGGATCCGGACTTACAATTTCCCGCAGAACCGGGTGACCGACCACCGCATCGGACTCACCGTCCACCAGCTCTCGCAGGTCCTGGACGGCGGGTTCGACCTCTTCATCGACGCCCTGATCTCCAGCGCCCAGGTCGACGCGCTCAAAACCGCCGGCTGA
- a CDS encoding 50S ribosomal protein L31, translated as MKENLHPKYAASTVKCACGNTFETMSTTPEIKVAICSNCHPFFTGKQKLIDTAGRIEKFHKKYDQKK; from the coding sequence ATGAAGGAGAACCTCCATCCGAAATACGCGGCGTCCACGGTCAAGTGCGCCTGCGGAAACACCTTCGAGACGATGTCGACCACTCCGGAGATCAAGGTGGCCATCTGCTCGAACTGCCACCCGTTCTTCACCGGGAAGCAGAAGCTCATCGACACCGCGGGTCGCATCGAAAAGTTCCATAAGAAATACGACCAGAAGAAATAA